The Clostridium sporogenes genome contains a region encoding:
- a CDS encoding leucine-rich repeat protein — MNKKEIRVLSSVTALGIVLTMAPQGHVKAEAGDVNRIPGKDRYETAANVATVNWKDGSENVIIASGERYADSLSASLLAKKLNAPIILTKPGDLNTSAKEALKTLKVKNVYVIGGNVSVSQSIRDELKKDGYKLTELSGRTRFETNIAIANHLVENHDVKADEILVVNGKDYFSDALSASPVAAAKGQILLIVGKDPSTAELATKFIQKHNSKVTVIGTEGVVPKAVYDKLGAKERVKGGKNRFETNLNIMKHFKLNTDKLYVANATGDGYADALVASALAGKTGSQLILTDTKDSEDTKKAIEHIKSVKDDKTEVSLVGGNSVIPEELVDQIKEVVKPEKIEKPTESENPIKPEKPIDKDKFQIIWSFADVDEDLDVNTTNGKDDARHDYVYIKFNKPISVDSKNVLDTSNYKFNKNPLPTGTEIRPNIKGLDDEDKVTDSITIVLPNEYLNGKNEPHLITISSYLESETTGDVLANGGDKILTWSSNGREIFNTSLVAEKQIYVAEVAAKKDLTLKDNLINAEKALEKAKVSIKSLDNKATGKSALEKRVNDVEKTIKDARIKFDENKDFEFSNGKITKYIGNKTDIVIPDIIRGEKVTIIGNGAFKNKKLTSIKIPETIESIEIQAFAMNELTSIELPESLKEIGNVAFMKNKLKSIKIPKDLINISTGAFSQNEITSVLIPQGVTTIGRAAFMDNRLETIIIPSTVESIGGTAFSSNKLKSVTIPSGVKDIGKDAFSKNENIKLTYSKLIEAIKYGEKIKTEGKSEEKISELKEAIEAGNNLNKKSNTTLYEVNKVIEEIDNAIEALVGIENFEFSDGKITKYIGTETDIIIPRTIKGEKVTSIGAKAFMKSNLTAIEMPETVQVIEKQAFAMNKLTVIKLPNKLTKMEDGSFSGNQLVRIDIPKSLKEIPGAAFSRNDLKSVSIPEGVISIGVGAFTSNKLENLDIPDTVASIERMAFKNNQLKSIKIPRNLEIISAYVFDANQLSNVTIPEGVKKIQGCAFTNNKLQNIVISSSVNDIEAKAFDENTKLIYSKLIEAIKRAESIKTESKKADKVKVLKEAIEEGNKLNDKANATLEEVNKVVESINNAIEDLNKESSKTTIKQIKPLGIKNIDVDFGTTEDNVKSKLPKKITIVDSKDKEHNVDINWSILKYDGKIAVDYTATGTFKLPEGVLQSEPETDLKVTLKVTVTPEGVENKQWEVKDFTFKGAAITGFSESGKEKFKNNKDLILPNTNESGEKINEIGDKAFCSKFEIKANSNESFKDKDKAKQDPKIGLNSVVIPDTVKIIGEEAFRNNCLTDINIPNDVTTIKDLAFNNNKLKTLRMPDSVTELGNGAFTLNEIVDLKLSKELKTIPVAFGYNNLVNVTIPEGVTRIEDMAFSDNKLARVTLPSTLKYLSGFNNNNFKSITIPENVTELGKKAFARNKISSVKIPGNVKTIGVSAFQNTWHDTFLTSITIEEGVEKIDGYAFSLNHLKDVKIPKSVKELASNAFHKNLGYDGVAHLFTPDYKNPNKFEDSKYQVINPAKLTIKYVFENKILKEEELWKITKKEERVQNLKEEDKEKYLHIGDKDIEITPKYEDNQYELENTDVVKVDLNNKENELIIKCKKKDTAEKLIIKSIGKVAPVVVDFGTSKDSVINKLAQKTFIVDSNNKKHEVELSWTLTEYDGNKPGEYSAIGTFKLPEGIHQPKPEVKLEVQGNVVVKEKFENENNKWNVKDFTFEGTTITGFSNEGKEKLKGNKDLVLPKVNENGESITNIARYTFENMELTSLIIPEGLNGLIIGTNAFEKNQLNKVYIPEGVKEIDAEAFNHNNLTYIDFPGTLKKIGNQAFANNQLVSVNFSKDTDNIALDRFSFCNNKITSITILREVKKIHEEAFKDNKGYSSDSKVHIFTLNLDPENCNHWFPNSQYHKVIVLGVDSVKEIQPIEVNFGTEKSNIRLPEKIMLNLNNGNKKEVTVKWSSDDYNENKPGEYIFKATYDLPYGITSERPDVIVKVIVKGKLE; from the coding sequence ATGAATAAGAAAGAAATAAGAGTCCTGTCTAGTGTTACAGCTCTTGGGATAGTGCTGACAATGGCACCCCAAGGACATGTTAAAGCAGAAGCCGGAGATGTTAATAGAATACCTGGAAAGGACAGATATGAAACAGCTGCTAATGTAGCAACAGTAAACTGGAAAGATGGATCTGAAAATGTAATTATAGCTTCAGGAGAGAGGTATGCAGATTCATTAAGTGCATCACTTCTAGCTAAAAAGCTAAATGCACCAATAATATTAACAAAGCCAGGAGATTTAAATACCAGTGCTAAGGAAGCCTTAAAAACATTGAAAGTAAAAAATGTTTATGTTATAGGAGGAAATGTATCTGTATCACAGTCAATAAGAGATGAACTAAAAAAAGATGGGTATAAATTAACTGAATTAAGTGGAAGAACTAGATTTGAAACAAATATAGCCATAGCTAATCATCTAGTAGAAAACCATGATGTAAAAGCTGATGAAATCCTAGTTGTAAATGGTAAGGATTATTTTTCAGATGCTTTATCAGCATCACCAGTGGCAGCAGCTAAAGGACAAATTCTATTAATAGTGGGGAAAGATCCATCTACAGCTGAGTTAGCAACTAAATTTATACAAAAACATAATTCAAAGGTAACTGTAATAGGAACAGAAGGGGTAGTTCCAAAGGCAGTTTATGATAAATTAGGAGCAAAAGAAAGAGTTAAAGGTGGTAAAAATAGATTTGAAACTAACCTTAACATAATGAAACACTTTAAATTAAATACAGATAAATTATATGTAGCTAATGCTACAGGTGATGGCTATGCAGATGCTTTAGTAGCTTCCGCATTAGCAGGAAAAACTGGATCTCAATTAATTTTAACAGATACCAAAGATTCAGAAGATACTAAAAAGGCAATAGAACATATAAAATCTGTTAAAGATGATAAAACAGAAGTTAGTCTAGTAGGTGGAAATTCTGTTATACCTGAAGAACTGGTAGATCAAATTAAAGAAGTTGTTAAACCAGAAAAGATAGAAAAACCAACTGAATCAGAGAATCCAATAAAACCAGAAAAGCCTATAGATAAAGATAAATTTCAAATAATTTGGTCCTTTGCAGATGTAGATGAGGATTTAGATGTTAATACTACAAATGGAAAAGATGACGCAAGACATGATTACGTATACATAAAGTTTAATAAACCAATATCAGTGGATTCTAAAAATGTATTAGATACTTCAAACTATAAATTCAATAAAAATCCCCTTCCAACAGGAACAGAAATTAGACCTAATATAAAAGGTCTTGATGATGAAGATAAAGTAACAGATTCTATTACTATAGTATTACCAAATGAATATTTAAATGGCAAAAATGAACCACATTTAATAACTATTTCGAGCTACTTAGAAAGTGAAACTACTGGAGATGTATTAGCAAATGGTGGAGATAAAATTCTTACATGGTCATCTAATGGGAGAGAAATATTTAATACTTCACTTGTAGCGGAAAAACAGATTTATGTAGCAGAAGTAGCAGCTAAGAAAGATTTAACATTAAAGGATAATTTAATTAATGCAGAAAAAGCATTAGAAAAAGCCAAAGTATCAATAAAATCTTTGGATAACAAAGCAACAGGAAAATCTGCTTTAGAAAAAAGAGTTAATGATGTTGAAAAAACTATAAAAGATGCAAGAATAAAATTTGATGAAAACAAAGATTTTGAGTTCTCCAATGGTAAGATTACTAAGTATATTGGAAATAAAACAGATATAGTTATTCCAGATATAATTAGGGGGGAAAAGGTTACTATTATTGGAAATGGAGCTTTTAAAAATAAAAAATTAACATCCATAAAAATACCAGAAACCATAGAAAGTATAGAGATCCAGGCCTTCGCTATGAATGAGTTAACATCAATTGAATTACCAGAATCTTTAAAAGAAATAGGCAATGTAGCCTTTATGAAAAATAAACTAAAATCAATAAAGATTCCTAAAGATTTAATTAATATATCTACAGGAGCCTTTTCTCAAAATGAGATAACTTCTGTATTAATTCCCCAGGGAGTTACAACGATTGGAAGAGCTGCTTTTATGGATAACAGATTAGAAACTATAATTATTCCATCAACTGTAGAAAGTATTGGAGGTACTGCTTTTAGCAGTAATAAATTAAAATCTGTAACTATTCCATCTGGTGTAAAAGATATTGGGAAAGATGCTTTTTCTAAAAATGAAAATATTAAGCTAACTTATTCTAAATTAATAGAGGCTATTAAATATGGAGAAAAAATAAAAACAGAGGGTAAGTCAGAAGAAAAAATAAGCGAACTAAAAGAAGCTATTGAAGCAGGAAATAATTTAAATAAAAAATCTAATACTACTTTGTATGAAGTGAATAAGGTAATTGAAGAAATTGACAATGCTATAGAAGCTTTAGTTGGTATAGAGAATTTTGAATTCTCAGATGGCAAAATTACTAAATACATTGGAACTGAAACAGATATAATTATTCCACGTACAATTAAGGGAGAAAAGGTTACTTCTATTGGAGCTAAAGCTTTTATGAAGAGTAATTTAACAGCTATAGAAATGCCTGAAACTGTACAAGTTATAGAAAAACAAGCCTTTGCTATGAATAAATTAACAGTTATTAAACTTCCAAATAAATTAACAAAAATGGAGGATGGCTCATTTTCAGGAAATCAACTAGTTCGTATAGATATTCCAAAGTCTTTAAAGGAGATTCCAGGAGCAGCTTTTTCTAGAAATGATTTAAAATCCGTATCAATACCAGAGGGAGTTATATCAATAGGGGTAGGAGCTTTTACTTCTAATAAATTGGAGAATTTAGATATTCCAGATACTGTTGCATCTATAGAAAGAATGGCTTTTAAAAATAACCAATTAAAATCAATAAAAATTCCAAGAAACCTAGAAATTATATCAGCATATGTTTTTGATGCTAATCAACTAAGTAATGTAACTATTCCAGAAGGAGTAAAGAAAATACAGGGCTGTGCATTTACTAATAATAAACTACAGAATATAGTTATTTCTTCAAGTGTAAACGATATAGAAGCAAAAGCTTTTGATGAAAATACTAAATTAATTTATTCTAAGCTAATAGAAGCCATTAAAAGAGCAGAGAGTATAAAGACAGAGAGTAAAAAAGCAGATAAAGTAAAAGTATTAAAGGAAGCTATTGAAGAGGGAAATAAATTAAATGATAAAGCAAATGCTACTTTAGAAGAAGTAAATAAAGTGGTAGAAAGTATTAATAATGCAATAGAAGATTTAAATAAAGAAAGTTCTAAAACTACTATAAAACAAATAAAACCATTAGGAATAAAAAATATAGATGTGGATTTTGGAACTACTGAAGATAATGTAAAATCAAAACTACCTAAGAAGATTACAATAGTAGATTCTAAAGATAAAGAACATAATGTAGATATAAATTGGTCAATTTTGAAATATGATGGAAAGATAGCAGTAGATTATACTGCTACAGGAACTTTTAAATTACCAGAAGGAGTACTTCAATCAGAGCCAGAAACTGATTTGAAAGTAACATTAAAAGTCACAGTAACACCTGAAGGCGTAGAGAATAAACAATGGGAAGTAAAGGATTTTACTTTTAAGGGAGCAGCTATAACTGGTTTTTCTGAAAGTGGAAAAGAGAAATTTAAAAACAATAAGGATTTAATCTTACCTAATACAAATGAGTCTGGAGAAAAGATAAATGAAATAGGAGATAAAGCCTTTTGTAGTAAATTTGAGATAAAAGCTAATTCTAATGAAAGCTTTAAAGATAAAGATAAAGCTAAACAAGATCCTAAAATAGGATTAAATTCTGTAGTTATACCAGATACTGTAAAAATAATAGGGGAAGAAGCCTTCCGTAATAATTGTTTAACAGATATTAATATTCCTAATGATGTAACTACTATAAAAGACTTAGCTTTTAATAATAATAAATTAAAAACTTTGAGAATGCCAGATAGTGTTACAGAATTAGGAAATGGAGCTTTTACTCTAAATGAGATAGTAGATTTAAAACTTTCTAAGGAGTTAAAAACAATACCAGTAGCTTTTGGTTATAATAATTTAGTTAATGTAACTATACCAGAAGGGGTTACCAGAATAGAGGATATGGCTTTTAGTGATAATAAATTAGCTAGGGTAACATTGCCTAGTACTTTAAAATATTTATCTGGATTTAACAATAATAATTTTAAATCAATAACTATTCCAGAAAATGTTACGGAGTTAGGTAAAAAAGCATTTGCAAGAAATAAGATATCATCAGTTAAGATACCTGGTAATGTTAAGACAATAGGAGTAAGTGCTTTTCAGAATACATGGCATGATACCTTTTTAACCTCTATTACTATTGAAGAAGGTGTTGAAAAAATAGATGGATATGCCTTTTCATTAAACCACTTAAAAGATGTAAAAATTCCAAAGAGTGTTAAAGAACTGGCATCAAATGCTTTTCACAAGAATTTAGGGTATGATGGGGTAGCTCATTTATTTACACCTGATTATAAAAATCCAAATAAATTTGAAGATTCTAAGTATCAGGTAATTAATCCAGCAAAATTAACTATTAAATATGTATTTGAAAATAAGATTTTAAAAGAAGAAGAGCTATGGAAGATTACAAAGAAAGAAGAAAGAGTACAAAATTTAAAAGAAGAAGATAAGGAAAAATACCTTCATATAGGTGATAAAGATATAGAAATAACTCCTAAATACGAAGATAATCAATATGAATTAGAAAATACAGATGTAGTAAAAGTTGATTTAAATAATAAAGAAAATGAGCTAATTATTAAATGTAAGAAAAAAGATACAGCGGAAAAGTTAATAATTAAATCCATAGGGAAAGTAGCACCAGTAGTAGTGGATTTTGGAACATCTAAAGATTCAGTAATTAATAAATTAGCTCAAAAGACTTTTATAGTTGATTCTAATAATAAGAAACATGAGGTGGAGCTAAGTTGGACACTTACAGAGTATGATGGAAATAAACCAGGAGAATATAGTGCCATAGGAACATTCAAACTTCCAGAAGGAATACACCAGCCAAAGCCAGAAGTAAAGCTAGAAGTTCAAGGAAATGTAGTAGTAAAAGAAAAGTTTGAAAATGAAAATAATAAGTGGAATGTAAAAGACTTTACCTTTGAGGGAACAACTATAACTGGTTTTAGTAATGAAGGTAAGGAAAAATTAAAAGGTAATAAAGATTTAGTCTTACCTAAGGTAAATGAAAATGGAGAAAGCATAACAAATATTGCAAGATATACATTTGAAAATATGGAATTAACTAGTTTAATAATTCCAGAGGGTTTAAATGGATTAATAATTGGTACAAATGCCTTTGAAAAAAATCAACTAAATAAAGTATATATCCCAGAAGGTGTAAAGGAAATAGATGCTGAAGCATTTAATCACAATAATTTAACATATATAGATTTCCCTGGAACCTTGAAAAAAATAGGGAATCAAGCTTTTGCTAATAACCAATTAGTTTCTGTTAATTTTTCTAAAGATACAGATAATATAGCATTAGATCGTTTCTCATTTTGTAATAACAAGATAACATCTATAACAATATTAAGAGAAGTAAAAAAGATACATGAAGAGGCCTTCAAAGATAATAAAGGATATTCTAGTGATAGTAAAGTTCATATTTTTACATTAAATCTAGATCCAGAAAATTGTAATCACTGGTTCCCAAATTCACAGTATCATAAAGTGATTGTTTTAGGTGTAGACTCTGTAAAAGAAATACAACCAATAGAAGTAAATTTTGGTACAGAAAAAAGCAATATAAGATTACCAGAAAAGATAATGCTAAATTTAAATAATGGAAATAAGAAAGAAGTAACTGTAAAATGGTCAAGTGACGATTATAATGAAAATAAACCAGGAGAATATATTTTTAAGGCTACTTATGATTTACCTTATGGCATAACATCAGAAAGACCAGATGTAATTGTTAAAGTTATAGTTAAAGGTAAACTAGAATAA
- a CDS encoding DUF5050 domain-containing protein, with protein MKKTRQILYLIILIFSLNVSNVLAADNIKKYPAPDVERHYYSTPVKYNQHIYDIILNGLTNLQGKVDTSAYSKNSNEVFNVLEKVLDDHPEIFYFDYENCSFWSNGILELGYRGNKETINTMKQQLNNKVQSIIDGVVTQDMSELEKEMAIHDYIVLNTKYDEEALKGNISSELIFTSYGCLVNNLAVCDGYAKAMQLLLNKVGVYTIRVTGNGNGVSHAWNIVRINGKNYQVDATWNDPVPDSGYLRYKYFNMSDADIAKDHYWVKSDFPVCNDNSFKYLQKADYVVKDLDYIYYSNNEDDYNLYKMKIDGSNNQMLTEDRAVNLVYYNDYIYFSNYSDGGTLYKVKNDGTELEQILDNHVENLHYSDGYLTYYNEDLSKDEKMKLEQVTYEVEDKEKFNQVFSSHKNWGQAKEVPQNKIWKISFNRAVNAENLKDQVYVMDSSFNKVEDIDVNVNNGGKNITITKKDLYKRGGLYYLVISKPIKDVKGKEIKEPVVMRFKVY; from the coding sequence ATGAAAAAAACAAGACAAATTTTATATTTAATTATTCTTATATTTTCCCTAAATGTTAGTAATGTTTTAGCAGCGGATAATATAAAAAAATATCCAGCACCGGATGTAGAAAGGCATTACTATTCTACACCTGTAAAATATAATCAGCATATTTATGATATTATATTAAATGGACTTACAAATTTACAGGGTAAGGTAGACACATCTGCCTATTCTAAAAATAGTAATGAGGTTTTTAATGTTTTAGAAAAAGTTTTGGATGATCATCCGGAAATATTTTATTTTGATTATGAAAACTGTTCTTTTTGGAGTAACGGAATATTAGAATTAGGATACAGAGGAAATAAAGAAACAATAAATACTATGAAACAACAGTTAAATAATAAGGTACAATCTATAATAGATGGTGTAGTAACTCAAGATATGTCTGAACTTGAAAAAGAAATGGCTATTCATGATTATATAGTTTTAAACACTAAATATGATGAAGAGGCTTTAAAGGGGAATATTAGTTCAGAGTTAATTTTTACTTCCTATGGATGTCTTGTAAATAACTTGGCTGTATGTGATGGTTATGCAAAGGCTATGCAACTCCTATTAAATAAAGTAGGGGTTTATACTATAAGGGTAACTGGGAATGGTAATGGTGTTAGCCATGCTTGGAATATAGTAAGAATAAATGGTAAGAACTATCAAGTGGATGCCACATGGAATGATCCAGTACCAGACAGTGGATATCTTCGTTATAAGTATTTTAATATGTCAGATGCAGATATTGCCAAGGATCATTACTGGGTAAAATCTGATTTCCCTGTTTGTAATGACAATTCTTTTAAATATTTACAAAAAGCAGATTATGTAGTTAAAGATTTAGATTATATTTATTATAGTAATAATGAAGATGATTATAATCTTTACAAAATGAAGATAGATGGAAGCAATAATCAAATGCTTACAGAGGATAGAGCTGTAAATTTGGTTTACTACAATGATTATATATATTTTAGCAATTATTCAGATGGAGGAACCTTATATAAAGTAAAAAATGATGGTACAGAATTAGAACAAATTTTGGACAACCATGTAGAAAATTTACATTATTCAGATGGATACTTAACCTATTATAATGAAGATCTTTCTAAAGATGAAAAAATGAAATTAGAGCAAGTAACCTATGAGGTAGAAGATAAAGAAAAGTTTAATCAAGTTTTTTCTTCTCATAAAAATTGGGGACAAGCTAAAGAAGTTCCACAAAATAAGATTTGGAAGATTAGCTTTAATAGAGCTGTAAATGCAGAGAATTTAAAGGACCAAGTTTATGTAATGGATAGTTCTTTTAATAAAGTAGAAGATATAGATGTAAATGTTAATAATGGAGGCAAAAACATAACAATAACTAAAAAAGATCTTTACAAAAGAGGTGGATTATATTATTTAGTTATAAGTAAACCTATTAAAGATGTAAAAGGAAAAGAAATAAAAGAACCAGTTGTAATGAGATTTAAGGTATATTAA
- a CDS encoding phosphate ABC transporter substrate-binding protein, which yields MKKKLGVMLSVLLTSALLFTACGSKQTSNSDEGSSKKESGKIMCIGSSTLAPVVSKAGDTLKSKHGTWKKMNDKLPDENIEVSVSSGGSGAGVKAALEKTANFGLISREVSKDEKAKMKEYNEIKLGYDALTLSVNPQNPILKNKKGFTSGEIQKIFSGEAKTWKDVDPSLPANKIVLVVRDAGGGAAKVFQKAVMGDKKVSKDAVQAPSMGALTQKVIENKDAIGYASVGLVDQNKGKLIPMEVDNIAPTKENIASGKYKIARPLLLIKDGKLTGVEQTFVDFLKSEEGLKIIDESGFVSIK from the coding sequence ATGAAAAAAAAGCTAGGTGTAATGTTAAGTGTTTTATTAACATCTGCATTACTTTTTACTGCCTGTGGAAGTAAACAAACTTCTAATAGTGATGAAGGATCTTCAAAAAAGGAATCAGGCAAAATAATGTGTATAGGTTCTTCAACTTTAGCTCCAGTAGTTTCTAAAGCAGGAGATACATTGAAATCTAAACATGGTACATGGAAAAAAATGAATGATAAACTTCCAGATGAAAATATAGAAGTTTCAGTATCTTCAGGTGGATCTGGAGCAGGAGTAAAGGCAGCTTTAGAAAAAACAGCTAATTTTGGTTTAATATCTAGAGAAGTTAGTAAAGATGAAAAAGCTAAAATGAAAGAGTACAATGAAATAAAACTAGGATATGATGCATTAACTCTTTCAGTTAATCCACAGAATCCAATATTAAAAAATAAAAAAGGTTTTACTTCAGGGGAAATTCAAAAAATATTCTCAGGTGAAGCTAAAACTTGGAAAGATGTAGACCCTTCACTTCCAGCTAACAAAATAGTGCTTGTAGTTAGAGATGCTGGTGGTGGTGCTGCAAAAGTATTCCAAAAGGCTGTTATGGGAGATAAAAAAGTAAGCAAAGATGCTGTACAAGCACCATCTATGGGAGCATTAACTCAAAAGGTTATAGAAAATAAGGATGCTATAGGATATGCTTCAGTAGGTCTTGTAGATCAAAATAAGGGTAAGTTAATACCAATGGAAGTTGATAACATAGCTCCAACAAAGGAAAACATAGCTAGTGGTAAATATAAGATAGCTAGACCACTTTTACTTATAAAAGATGGTAAACTTACAGGAGTAGAACAAACTTTTGTAGATTTCTTAAAATCTGAAGAGGGTTTAAAAATAATTGATGAATCAGGTTTTGTTTCTATAAAATAA
- the pstC gene encoding phosphate ABC transporter permease subunit PstC: protein MKILYKFWDRLFYYIIKFFTFLSIVILSLILIFILKESLNIFQNISFIDFITKSVWEPLGEPPKLSILSFIVSTIYVTFLAVIIALPIAIGTSIFLANIASKRLRNILKPIIDMLSGIPSVIYGFIGLSVVVKFFERSLGVSSGECILSAAIVLAIMILPFIISNCTDTMIKVYDKYFLYSKSLGISKWYMMNNLIIPASKKAILASIILAVGRGMGETMAVMMVIGNSPLMPKLLGKGETIPSLIALEMGSAQVGSMHYNGLFASGLILMIMLFIINSIFYMLKKNIQQ from the coding sequence GTGAAAATTTTGTATAAATTTTGGGATAGACTTTTTTATTACATAATAAAATTTTTTACATTTCTATCCATAGTAATTTTATCTTTGATACTTATATTTATATTGAAAGAAAGCTTAAATATATTCCAAAATATATCTTTTATAGATTTTATAACTAAAAGTGTATGGGAGCCCTTAGGAGAGCCGCCTAAGTTATCTATACTAAGTTTTATAGTATCTACTATATATGTAACTTTTTTAGCAGTAATAATAGCCCTGCCCATAGCAATAGGAACCTCTATATTTTTAGCTAATATAGCTTCAAAAAGATTGAGAAATATTTTAAAACCTATAATAGATATGTTGTCAGGAATCCCATCTGTAATATATGGATTTATTGGACTTTCTGTAGTGGTAAAATTTTTTGAGAGAAGCTTAGGTGTTTCATCAGGAGAATGTATTTTAAGTGCAGCCATAGTTTTAGCCATTATGATACTTCCCTTTATAATATCTAATTGTACTGATACCATGATAAAAGTTTATGATAAATATTTTCTTTATTCCAAATCTTTAGGTATATCAAAATGGTATATGATGAATAATTTAATAATTCCAGCATCTAAAAAAGCAATATTAGCTTCTATAATTTTAGCAGTAGGAAGAGGTATGGGTGAGACTATGGCAGTTATGATGGTTATAGGTAATAGTCCACTAATGCCAAAACTATTAGGTAAAGGAGAAACTATACCTTCCTTAATAGCCTTAGAAATGGGATCAGCTCAAGTAGGTAGTATGCATTATAATGGACTTTTTGCATCAGGATTAATACTTATGATAATGCTCTTTATTATAAATTCCATATTTTATATGCTAAAGAAAAATATACAACAATGA
- the pstA gene encoding phosphate ABC transporter permease PstA, with the protein MKKSLKDILLLLWYFLSTFLVIFIVFFIIAYVIKNGIHTINKDFLLDNPKGMPLGKEGGIFPAIVGSLLLMFISSITASILGIATAVYLTLYNKNKKIDSIIHIIIHSISGIPSIVLGLFGYSFLVFFLDLGVSLLAGAITLSIMIFPYIEVVTEKAIEEVDKKLIISSYSLGIDKTYTFFKIILPQCVEEIVSGIMLSGGFAMGATAPIMLTSAVISAPTPDSIMSPVMALSYHLYILISQGISMENAYGTAFVLMSILIILNFLSMLIIRRRRV; encoded by the coding sequence ATGAAAAAATCCTTAAAAGATATTTTATTGTTACTTTGGTACTTTTTAAGCACTTTTTTAGTAATATTTATAGTTTTTTTTATAATAGCTTATGTGATTAAAAATGGTATACATACTATAAATAAAGATTTCTTATTAGATAACCCAAAGGGTATGCCTCTAGGGAAAGAAGGAGGAATATTTCCAGCTATAGTAGGAAGTTTATTACTTATGTTTATAAGTTCTATAACTGCATCAATACTTGGCATAGCTACGGCGGTTTATCTTACTTTATATAATAAAAATAAAAAAATAGACAGTATAATACATATAATAATACATTCCATATCCGGGATTCCATCCATAGTTTTAGGCTTGTTTGGATATTCATTTTTGGTATTTTTTTTAGATTTAGGAGTATCTCTTTTAGCAGGAGCTATAACTTTATCTATAATGATTTTCCCATACATAGAAGTGGTTACGGAAAAGGCTATAGAGGAAGTAGATAAAAAATTAATAATATCCTCTTATTCTTTAGGTATAGATAAGACCTATACTTTTTTTAAAATAATATTACCACAGTGTGTAGAAGAGATAGTTTCTGGAATAATGTTATCTGGTGGATTTGCTATGGGAGCAACAGCACCTATTATGTTAACCTCCGCCGTGATTTCAGCGCCAACACCGGATTCTATAATGTCACCGGTTATGGCTTTGTCCTATCATCTTTATATATTAATAAGTCAAGGTATATCTATGGAAAATGCCTATGGAACAGCCTTTGTTCTAATGAGCATATTAATAATTTTAAATTTTTTATCTATGCTAATTATAAGAAGAAGGAGGGTGTAA
- a CDS encoding phosphate ABC transporter ATP-binding protein, producing MNILKTNNLNVYLDKNPILKNFNLNIEKNKVTAIIGPSGCGKSTLLKTLNGIIKEEINFKIEGDIYFNGQNTESIPLELLRRKIGCVFQIPAPFPFSIYKNYNYVLKYYGIKDKSEVNKIIEEKLKLVGLYDEVRDNLNMSALKLSGGQQQRLCIGRALLPEPEILLMDEPCSALDIKNTAIIEKLLLELKKKYTILIVTHNLAQAKRISDNTIFMLNGEVIESGETEKVFNSPINEETKNYISGIYG from the coding sequence TTGAATATATTAAAGACAAATAATTTAAATGTATATTTAGATAAAAATCCCATATTAAAAAATTTCAATTTAAATATAGAAAAAAATAAGGTAACGGCTATAATAGGCCCTTCCGGTTGTGGTAAGTCTACATTGCTTAAAACTTTAAATGGTATAATAAAAGAAGAGATAAATTTTAAAATAGAAGGGGATATTTACTTTAATGGACAGAACACAGAAAGTATTCCCTTAGAGCTTTTAAGGAGAAAAATTGGTTGTGTATTTCAAATCCCAGCGCCATTTCCTTTTTCTATATATAAAAATTATAATTATGTTTTAAAGTATTATGGAATAAAAGATAAATCTGAAGTAAACAAGATAATAGAAGAAAAATTAAAATTAGTGGGTTTATATGATGAAGTACGGGATAATTTAAATATGTCTGCTTTAAAATTATCAGGAGGACAACAACAAAGATTATGTATAGGAAGGGCTTTACTTCCAGAACCAGAAATACTTTTAATGGACGAGCCTTGTTCTGCCTTAGATATAAAAAATACGGCTATAATAGAAAAACTTTTATTAGAATTAAAGAAAAAATATACTATATTAATAGTTACTCATAATTTAGCCCAAGCCAAAAGGATTTCGGATAATACCATTTTTATGTTAAATGGAGAAGTAATAGAAAGTGGGGAAACAGAGAAAGTATTTAACAGTCCTATAAATGAGGAAACAAAAAACTATATAAGTGGAATTTATGGATAA